A region from the Cervus elaphus chromosome 10, mCerEla1.1, whole genome shotgun sequence genome encodes:
- the PPL gene encoding periplakin isoform X2, with product MNSLFRKRNKGKYSPTVRTRSVSNKELSELIEQLQKNADQVERNIVDTEAKMQSDLARLQEGRQPEYRDVALQKVSDSEKLLYVLEADAAIAKHMKHPQGDMIAEDIRQLKERVTNLRGKHKQIYNLVVKEVDPQVNWEALVEEKLDKLSSQSFGTDLPLVDQQVEQHNIFHNEVKAIGPHLAKEQNSELQAKYQKLLAASQARQRHLSSLQDYMQRCTNELYWLDQQARGRIQYDWSDRNLSYPSRRRQYENFIHRNLEAKEERINKLHSEGDQLLAAEHPGRNSIEAHMEAVHADWKEYLNLLICEESHLKYMEDYHQFHKDMKDAQELLRKVDSDLNQKYSPDFKDRYQIELLLRELDDQEKALDKYEQVVRGLQKRGQQVVPLKFRRETPLKPIPVEALCDFECDQGLISRGYSYTLQKNNGESWDLTDSAGNELTAPAVCFMIPPTDPEALALADSLGSQYQSLRQKAAGSRKALQQRHEVLKAESSGDASDLQGRQLLASLDKVASDLDRQEKAITAILRPPLEQGRAVQDSAERAKDLKNITNELLRIEPEKVRSTAEGEAFVRALPDSGSTALLRTRVEDTQRRYERLVQLLEAAQEKVDIANRLEKSLQQGREMLATYETQLAQEDTVPESGQALDSRRQELAAMASELQARKALLGEVQRNLQAAKQCSGSLASRFQEHCPDLERQEAEVQKLCHRFDGLCQQAELRAQSLQSARAEHDAFCSGRDRLLQFLSHIPSYEPQETDGLGQVETKLNNQKNLLDEIARREEEVQKVHTHSQQYQQAVKDYELEAEKLRSLLDLENGRNSHVSKRARLQSPAAKVREEEAALAAKFTEVNAINRQRLQNLEFALILLRQQPEAGASQEALPGSKPGPGAEETWKIQKELDEETERRQQLEHEVRSAQEEIRALRSQSPQEAVVTKEVLRKVPDPALEESFQQAQQTLAEEQHKNRLLQGEVEALRLRLRALEEEARAGGQEYVVKEVLRIEPDRAQADEVLRLRGELEALRRQKGAREAEALLLQQRVAALAEEKQRAREMVTEKEVVKVHNDPQLEAEFRQLQEDQRREQGLREKQEEELGFLQDKLKRLEKERAMAEGKITVKEVLKVEKDAAAEREVGALQRRYEDEAARARASQREKTELLRKIWALEEENAKVVVQEKVREIVRPDPKAESEVANLRLELVEQERKYRGAEEQLKSYQSELEALRRRGPQVEVKEVTKEVIKYTTDPETEKELHRLREEIVDKTRLIERCDLEIYQLKQEIQSLKEAKPQVQTKEVVQEILQFQEDPQTKEEVAALRARLAEEHKKQVDLERERASQEEKIREKEEELARGKEVVVQQEVVRYEEEPGLRAEVSAFTESIDAELRQIDSLRGELRRLQRRRAELERQLGELERERQARHAAELEVRRLRQRLAQLEAQEGEAREKVTLTQKVVLQQDPQQAREHALLARQLEEERLRRQGLEHELEALKQQLERLEKMEVKEKVVFSESVQVDKGDTEQEIQRLRGSLEAESRGKRELDAEVSRLEAKLSELEFCNSKSSKELDFLREENHKLQLERQSLQLEARRLQSEIEMAAAEAQGLRSLPATAGADPGAQLDSRLRSLERELDDLRRLSRDKDQEIEELQRRLGSVAVKREQRENHLRRSIVVIDPDSGRELSPEEAHRAGLIDWNMFVKLRSQECDWEEISVKGPGGESSVIHDRKSGKKFSIEEALQSGRLTPAQYDRYVNKSMSIQELAVLVSGQK from the exons CGTCTCTAACAAGGAGCTGTCGGAGCTCATCGAGCAGTTGCAGAAGAATGCCGACCAGGTGGAGAGGAACATCGTGGACACGGAGGCCAAGATGCAGAGC GACCTGGCCCGGCTGCAGGAGGGCCGGCAGCCCGAGTACCGGGACGTGGCCCTGCAGAAGGTGTCGGACTCGGAGAAGCTGCTCTACGTGCTGGAGGCGGACGCAGCCATCGCCAAGCACATGAAGCACCCCCAGGGGGACATGATCGCCGAGGA CATCCGTCAGCTGAAGGAGCGTGTGACCAACCTCCGCGGGAAACACAAGCAGATCTACAACCTGGTGGTGAAAGAGGTGGACCCGCAGGTCAACTGGGAGGCGCTGGTGGAGGAAAAGCTG GACAAGCTGAGCAGCCAGAGCTTCGGGACGGACCTGCCGCTGGTGGACCAGCAGGTGGAGCAACACAACATCTTTCACAATGAGGTCAAGGCCATCGGGCCCCACCTGGCCAAG GAACAGAACAGTGAACTCCAGGCCAAGTACCAGAAACTGCTG GCGGCGTCGCAGGCGCGGCAGCGGCACCTGAGCTCACTGCAGGACTACATGCAGCGCTGCACCAACGAGCTCTACTGGCTGGACCAGCAGGCCCGGGGCCGCATACAGTACGACTGGAGCGACCGCAACCTCAGCTACCCCAGCCGCCGGCGCCAGTACGAG AATTTCATCCACCGGAACCTGGAGGCCAAAGAGGAGAGAATTAACAAGCTGCACAGCGAGGGTGACCAGCTGCTTGCCGCCGAGCACCCCGGGAGGAACTCCATTGAG GCTCACATGGAGGCCGTCCACGCAGATTGGAAGGAATACCTGAACCTGCTCATCTGCGAGGAGAGCCACCTGAAGTACATGGAAGACTACCACCAG TTCCACAAAGACATGAAGGATGCCCAGGAGCTGCTCCGCAAGGTGGACTCGGATCTGAACCAGAAATACAGCCCCGACTTCAAGGACCGATACCAGATTGAGCTGCTGCTGCGGGAGCTGGAC GACCAGGAGAAGGCCCTGGACAAGTACGAGCAGGTGGTGCGGGGGCTGCAGAAGCGAGGGCAGCAGGTGGTGCCCCTCAAGTTCCGCCGGGAGACGCCCCTCAAGCCCATCCCCGTGGAGGCGCTCTGTGACTTCGAGTGTGACCAG GGCCTGATCTCTCGGGGCTACAGCTACACCCTGCAGAAGAACAACGGGGAGAGCTGGGACCTCACGGACAGCGCGGGGAACGAGCTGACGGCCCCAGCCGTCTGCTTCATGATCCCGCCCACCGACCCCGAGGCCCTGGCTCTGGCCGACAG CCTGGGCAGCCAGTACCAGAGCCTGCGGCAGAAGGCAGCCGGGAGCAGAAAGGCGCTCCAGCAGCGGCATGAGGTGCTGAAGGCGGAGAGCTCTGGAG ATGCCTCGGACCTGCAGGGCCGCCAGCTGCTGGCCAGCTTGGACAAGGTGGCCAGCGACCTGGACCGGCAGGAGAAGGCCATCACGGCCATCCTGCGGCCGCCGCTGGAGCAGGGCCGGGCTGTGCAGGACAGCGCCGAGCGGGCCAAGGACCTCAAG AACATCACCAACGAGCTGCTGCGGATCGAGCCCGAGAAGGTGCGCAGCACGGCCGAGGGCGAGGCGTTTGTGCGGGCCCTCCCGGACAGCGGCAGCACCGCCCTGCTGAGGACGCGGGTGGAGGACACCCAGCGCAGATACGAGCGCCTGGTGCAGCTGCTGGAAGCGGCCCAGGAGAA GGTTGACATCGCCAACCGCCTGGAGAAGAGCCTGCAGCAGGGCCGGGAGATGCTGGCCACGTATGAGACGCAGCTGGCCCAGGAGGACACAGTGCCCGAGAGTGGCCAGGCCCTGGACAGCAGGAGGCAGGAGCTGGCG GCCATGGCCTCCGAGCTGCAGGCCCGGAAGGCCCTCCTCGGCGAGGTGCAGCGGAACCTGCAGGCTGCCAAGCAGTGCTCGGGCTCGCTGGCCAGCCGCTTCCAGGAGCACTGCCCGGACCTGGAGCGCCAGGAGGCTGAGGTGCAGAAGCTGTGCCACCGCTTCGACGGCCTCTGCCAGCAGGCGGAGCTCAG GGCCCAGAGCCTGCAGAGCGCCCGGGCCGAGCACGACGCCTTCTGCAGCGGCCGCGACCGCCTGCTTCAGTTCCTGTCCCACATCCCCAGCTACGAGCCCCAGGAGACAGACGGCCTCGGCCAGGTGGAGACCAAGCTGAACAACCAGAAG AACCTGCTAGATGAAATAGCAAGAAGGGAAGAGGAAGTGCAGAAAGTCCACACGCACTCCCAGCAGTACCAGCAGGCTGTCAAG GACTACGAGTTGGAAGCAGAAAAACTCAGGTCCCTCCTCGACTTGGAGAATGGAAGGAACAGCCACGTGAGCAAGCGGGCCAGGCTGCAGTCCCCTGCCGCCAAAGTGAGGGAAGAG GAAGCGGCTCTTGCTGCCAAGTTCACAGAAGTTAATGCCATCAACAGACAGAGGCTGCAGAACCTGGAGTTTGCACTGATCCTCCTGAGACAG CAGCCGGAGGCAGGTGCGAGCCAGGAGGCCCTGCCCGGGAGCAAGCCGGGCCCCGGAGCGGAGGAGACGTGGAAGATTCAGAAGGAGCTAGATGAGGAGACGGAGCGGCGGCAGCAGCTGGAGCATGAGGTCCGGAGCGCCCAGGAGGAGATCCGGGCCCTGCGGAGCCAGAGTCCGCAGGAGGCGGTGGTGACCAAGGAGGTGCTCAGGAAGGTGCCAGACCCGGCGCTGGAGGAGAGCTTCCAGCAGGCGCAGCAGACCCTGGCCGAGGAGCAGCACAAGAACCGGCTGCTGCAGGGGGAGGTGGAGGCGCTGCGGCTGCGGCTGCgcgccctggaggaggaggcccgGGCCGGGGGCCAGGAGTATGTGGTCAAGGAGGTGCTGCGCATCGAGCCGGACCGGGCCCAGGCCGACGAGGTCCTGAGGCTGCGGGGGGAGCTGGAGGCGCTGCGGCGGCAGAAGGGCGCCCGCGAGGCAGAGGCGCTCCTCCTGCAGCAGCGCGTGGCCGCCCTGGCCGAGGAGAAGCAGCGGGCGCGGGAGATGGTCACGGAGAAGGAGGTGGTCAAGGTGCACAATGACCCCCAGCTGGAGGCCGAGTTCCGGCAGCTGCAGGAGGACCAGCGGCGGGAGCAGGGGCTCCgggagaagcaggaggaggagctgggcttCCTGCAGGACAAGCTCAAAAGGCTGGAGAAGGAGCGGGCCATGGCCGAGGGCAAGATCACTGTCAAGGAGGTGCTCAAGGTGGAGAAGGACGCAGCGGCCGAGCGGGAGGTGGGCGCCCTCCAGCGCCGGTACGAGGATGAGGCCGCCAGGGCCCGCGCCAGCCAGAGGGAGAAGACAGAGTTGCTCCGGAAGATctgggccctggaggaggagaacgCCAAGGTGGTTGTGCAGGAGAAGGTGCGCGAGATTGTCCGGCCTGACCCCAAGGCTGAAAGCGAGGTGGCCAACCTCCGCCTGGAGCTGGTGGAGCAGGAGCGCAAGTACCGGGGCGCCGAGGAGCAGCTCAAGAGCTACCAGAGCGAGCTGGAGGCGCTTCGGAGGCGGGGCCCCCAGGTGGAGGTCAAGGAGGTGACCAAGGAGGTCATCAAGTACACGACGGACCCGGAGACGGAGAAAGAGCTCCATAGGCTCAGGGAGGAGATCGTGGACAAGACCCGCCTCATCGAGAGGTGTGACCTGGAGATCTACCAGCTGAAGCAGGAGATCCAGTCCCTCAAAGAGGCCAAGCCCCAGGTGCAGACCAAGGAGGTGGTCCAGGAGATCTTGCAGTTCCAGGAAGACCCCCAGACCAAAGAGGAAGTGGCGGCCCTGAGGGCCCGGCTGGCCGAGGAACACAAGAAGCAGGTGGACCTGGAGCGGGAGCGGGCGTCCCAGGAGGAGAAGATccgggagaaggaggaggagctggccCGGGGGAAGGAGGTGGTGGTGCAGCAGGAGGTGGTCAGGTACGAGGAGGAGCCGGGCCTCCGGGCCGAGGTGAGCGCCTTCACCGAGAGCATCGACGCGGAGCTGCGGCAGATCGACAGCCTCCGCGGTGAGCTGCGGCGGCTGCAGCGCCGGCGGGCGGAGCTGGAGCGCCAGCTGGGGGAGCTGGAGCGCGAGCGGCAGGCGCGGCACGCGGCCGAGCTGGAGGTGCGGCGCCTCAGGCAGCGGCTGGCGCAGCTGGAGGCGCAGGAGGGCGAGGCCCGCGAGAAGGTGACCCTCACGCAGAAGGTGGTGCTGCAGCAGGACCCCCAGCAGGCCCGGGAGCACGCCCTGCTGGCCCGGCAGCTGGAGGAAGAGCGGCTCCGCCGGCAGGGCCTGGAGCACGAGCTGGAGGCCCTGAAGCAGCAGCTGGAGCGCCTGGAGAAGATGGAGGTCAAGGAGAAGGTGGTCTTCTCGGAGAGCGTCCAGGTGGACAAAGGCGACACCGAGCAGGagatccagaggctcaggggCAGTCTGGAGGCCGAGAGCCGCGGCAAGAGGGAGCTGGATGCCGAGGTGAGCCGGCTGGAGGCCAAGCTGTCGGAGCTGGAGTTCTGCAACTCCAAGTCATCCAAAGAGCTGGACTTCCTGAGGGAGGAGAACCACAAGCTGCAGCTGGAGCGGCAGAGCCTGCAGCTCGAGGCCCGCAGGCTGCAGTCGGAGATCGAGATGGCCGCGGCCGAGGCGCAGGGCCTAAGAAGCCTGCCCGCGACGGCTGGGGCCGACCCCGGGGCGCAGCTCGACTCGCGCCTGCGGTCCCTGGAGCGGGAGCTGGACGACCTCAGGAGGCTCTCCAGGGACAAAGACCAGGAGATCGAGGAGCTGCAGCGGCGCCTGGGCTCCGTGGCCGTCAAGCGGGAGCAGAGGGAGAACCACTTGCGGCGCTCCATCGTGGTCATCGACCCTGACTCGGGCCGCGAGCTGTCCCCCGAGGAGGCCCACCGCGCCGGCCTCATCGACTGGAACATGTTTGTGAAGCTCAGGAGCCAGGAGTGCGACTGGGAGGAGATCTCCGTCAAGGGCCCCGGTGGCGAGTCCTCCGTGATCCACGACAGGAAGTCTGGCAAGAAGTTCTCCATCGAAGAGGCCCTGCAGAGCGGGCGGCTAACCCCCGCACAGTATGACCGCTACGTCAACAAGAGCATGTCCATCCAGGAGCTGGCCGTCCTGGTGTCGGGGCAGAAGTAG
- the PPL gene encoding periplakin isoform X1, whose protein sequence is MGAGNVPPAGGLPGTCHPELQSPPTSACVSNKELSELIEQLQKNADQVERNIVDTEAKMQSDLARLQEGRQPEYRDVALQKVSDSEKLLYVLEADAAIAKHMKHPQGDMIAEDIRQLKERVTNLRGKHKQIYNLVVKEVDPQVNWEALVEEKLDKLSSQSFGTDLPLVDQQVEQHNIFHNEVKAIGPHLAKEQNSELQAKYQKLLAASQARQRHLSSLQDYMQRCTNELYWLDQQARGRIQYDWSDRNLSYPSRRRQYENFIHRNLEAKEERINKLHSEGDQLLAAEHPGRNSIEAHMEAVHADWKEYLNLLICEESHLKYMEDYHQFHKDMKDAQELLRKVDSDLNQKYSPDFKDRYQIELLLRELDDQEKALDKYEQVVRGLQKRGQQVVPLKFRRETPLKPIPVEALCDFECDQGLISRGYSYTLQKNNGESWDLTDSAGNELTAPAVCFMIPPTDPEALALADSLGSQYQSLRQKAAGSRKALQQRHEVLKAESSGDASDLQGRQLLASLDKVASDLDRQEKAITAILRPPLEQGRAVQDSAERAKDLKNITNELLRIEPEKVRSTAEGEAFVRALPDSGSTALLRTRVEDTQRRYERLVQLLEAAQEKVDIANRLEKSLQQGREMLATYETQLAQEDTVPESGQALDSRRQELAAMASELQARKALLGEVQRNLQAAKQCSGSLASRFQEHCPDLERQEAEVQKLCHRFDGLCQQAELRAQSLQSARAEHDAFCSGRDRLLQFLSHIPSYEPQETDGLGQVETKLNNQKNLLDEIARREEEVQKVHTHSQQYQQAVKDYELEAEKLRSLLDLENGRNSHVSKRARLQSPAAKVREEEAALAAKFTEVNAINRQRLQNLEFALILLRQQPEAGASQEALPGSKPGPGAEETWKIQKELDEETERRQQLEHEVRSAQEEIRALRSQSPQEAVVTKEVLRKVPDPALEESFQQAQQTLAEEQHKNRLLQGEVEALRLRLRALEEEARAGGQEYVVKEVLRIEPDRAQADEVLRLRGELEALRRQKGAREAEALLLQQRVAALAEEKQRAREMVTEKEVVKVHNDPQLEAEFRQLQEDQRREQGLREKQEEELGFLQDKLKRLEKERAMAEGKITVKEVLKVEKDAAAEREVGALQRRYEDEAARARASQREKTELLRKIWALEEENAKVVVQEKVREIVRPDPKAESEVANLRLELVEQERKYRGAEEQLKSYQSELEALRRRGPQVEVKEVTKEVIKYTTDPETEKELHRLREEIVDKTRLIERCDLEIYQLKQEIQSLKEAKPQVQTKEVVQEILQFQEDPQTKEEVAALRARLAEEHKKQVDLERERASQEEKIREKEEELARGKEVVVQQEVVRYEEEPGLRAEVSAFTESIDAELRQIDSLRGELRRLQRRRAELERQLGELERERQARHAAELEVRRLRQRLAQLEAQEGEAREKVTLTQKVVLQQDPQQAREHALLARQLEEERLRRQGLEHELEALKQQLERLEKMEVKEKVVFSESVQVDKGDTEQEIQRLRGSLEAESRGKRELDAEVSRLEAKLSELEFCNSKSSKELDFLREENHKLQLERQSLQLEARRLQSEIEMAAAEAQGLRSLPATAGADPGAQLDSRLRSLERELDDLRRLSRDKDQEIEELQRRLGSVAVKREQRENHLRRSIVVIDPDSGRELSPEEAHRAGLIDWNMFVKLRSQECDWEEISVKGPGGESSVIHDRKSGKKFSIEEALQSGRLTPAQYDRYVNKSMSIQELAVLVSGQK, encoded by the exons CGTCTCTAACAAGGAGCTGTCGGAGCTCATCGAGCAGTTGCAGAAGAATGCCGACCAGGTGGAGAGGAACATCGTGGACACGGAGGCCAAGATGCAGAGC GACCTGGCCCGGCTGCAGGAGGGCCGGCAGCCCGAGTACCGGGACGTGGCCCTGCAGAAGGTGTCGGACTCGGAGAAGCTGCTCTACGTGCTGGAGGCGGACGCAGCCATCGCCAAGCACATGAAGCACCCCCAGGGGGACATGATCGCCGAGGA CATCCGTCAGCTGAAGGAGCGTGTGACCAACCTCCGCGGGAAACACAAGCAGATCTACAACCTGGTGGTGAAAGAGGTGGACCCGCAGGTCAACTGGGAGGCGCTGGTGGAGGAAAAGCTG GACAAGCTGAGCAGCCAGAGCTTCGGGACGGACCTGCCGCTGGTGGACCAGCAGGTGGAGCAACACAACATCTTTCACAATGAGGTCAAGGCCATCGGGCCCCACCTGGCCAAG GAACAGAACAGTGAACTCCAGGCCAAGTACCAGAAACTGCTG GCGGCGTCGCAGGCGCGGCAGCGGCACCTGAGCTCACTGCAGGACTACATGCAGCGCTGCACCAACGAGCTCTACTGGCTGGACCAGCAGGCCCGGGGCCGCATACAGTACGACTGGAGCGACCGCAACCTCAGCTACCCCAGCCGCCGGCGCCAGTACGAG AATTTCATCCACCGGAACCTGGAGGCCAAAGAGGAGAGAATTAACAAGCTGCACAGCGAGGGTGACCAGCTGCTTGCCGCCGAGCACCCCGGGAGGAACTCCATTGAG GCTCACATGGAGGCCGTCCACGCAGATTGGAAGGAATACCTGAACCTGCTCATCTGCGAGGAGAGCCACCTGAAGTACATGGAAGACTACCACCAG TTCCACAAAGACATGAAGGATGCCCAGGAGCTGCTCCGCAAGGTGGACTCGGATCTGAACCAGAAATACAGCCCCGACTTCAAGGACCGATACCAGATTGAGCTGCTGCTGCGGGAGCTGGAC GACCAGGAGAAGGCCCTGGACAAGTACGAGCAGGTGGTGCGGGGGCTGCAGAAGCGAGGGCAGCAGGTGGTGCCCCTCAAGTTCCGCCGGGAGACGCCCCTCAAGCCCATCCCCGTGGAGGCGCTCTGTGACTTCGAGTGTGACCAG GGCCTGATCTCTCGGGGCTACAGCTACACCCTGCAGAAGAACAACGGGGAGAGCTGGGACCTCACGGACAGCGCGGGGAACGAGCTGACGGCCCCAGCCGTCTGCTTCATGATCCCGCCCACCGACCCCGAGGCCCTGGCTCTGGCCGACAG CCTGGGCAGCCAGTACCAGAGCCTGCGGCAGAAGGCAGCCGGGAGCAGAAAGGCGCTCCAGCAGCGGCATGAGGTGCTGAAGGCGGAGAGCTCTGGAG ATGCCTCGGACCTGCAGGGCCGCCAGCTGCTGGCCAGCTTGGACAAGGTGGCCAGCGACCTGGACCGGCAGGAGAAGGCCATCACGGCCATCCTGCGGCCGCCGCTGGAGCAGGGCCGGGCTGTGCAGGACAGCGCCGAGCGGGCCAAGGACCTCAAG AACATCACCAACGAGCTGCTGCGGATCGAGCCCGAGAAGGTGCGCAGCACGGCCGAGGGCGAGGCGTTTGTGCGGGCCCTCCCGGACAGCGGCAGCACCGCCCTGCTGAGGACGCGGGTGGAGGACACCCAGCGCAGATACGAGCGCCTGGTGCAGCTGCTGGAAGCGGCCCAGGAGAA GGTTGACATCGCCAACCGCCTGGAGAAGAGCCTGCAGCAGGGCCGGGAGATGCTGGCCACGTATGAGACGCAGCTGGCCCAGGAGGACACAGTGCCCGAGAGTGGCCAGGCCCTGGACAGCAGGAGGCAGGAGCTGGCG GCCATGGCCTCCGAGCTGCAGGCCCGGAAGGCCCTCCTCGGCGAGGTGCAGCGGAACCTGCAGGCTGCCAAGCAGTGCTCGGGCTCGCTGGCCAGCCGCTTCCAGGAGCACTGCCCGGACCTGGAGCGCCAGGAGGCTGAGGTGCAGAAGCTGTGCCACCGCTTCGACGGCCTCTGCCAGCAGGCGGAGCTCAG GGCCCAGAGCCTGCAGAGCGCCCGGGCCGAGCACGACGCCTTCTGCAGCGGCCGCGACCGCCTGCTTCAGTTCCTGTCCCACATCCCCAGCTACGAGCCCCAGGAGACAGACGGCCTCGGCCAGGTGGAGACCAAGCTGAACAACCAGAAG AACCTGCTAGATGAAATAGCAAGAAGGGAAGAGGAAGTGCAGAAAGTCCACACGCACTCCCAGCAGTACCAGCAGGCTGTCAAG GACTACGAGTTGGAAGCAGAAAAACTCAGGTCCCTCCTCGACTTGGAGAATGGAAGGAACAGCCACGTGAGCAAGCGGGCCAGGCTGCAGTCCCCTGCCGCCAAAGTGAGGGAAGAG GAAGCGGCTCTTGCTGCCAAGTTCACAGAAGTTAATGCCATCAACAGACAGAGGCTGCAGAACCTGGAGTTTGCACTGATCCTCCTGAGACAG CAGCCGGAGGCAGGTGCGAGCCAGGAGGCCCTGCCCGGGAGCAAGCCGGGCCCCGGAGCGGAGGAGACGTGGAAGATTCAGAAGGAGCTAGATGAGGAGACGGAGCGGCGGCAGCAGCTGGAGCATGAGGTCCGGAGCGCCCAGGAGGAGATCCGGGCCCTGCGGAGCCAGAGTCCGCAGGAGGCGGTGGTGACCAAGGAGGTGCTCAGGAAGGTGCCAGACCCGGCGCTGGAGGAGAGCTTCCAGCAGGCGCAGCAGACCCTGGCCGAGGAGCAGCACAAGAACCGGCTGCTGCAGGGGGAGGTGGAGGCGCTGCGGCTGCGGCTGCgcgccctggaggaggaggcccgGGCCGGGGGCCAGGAGTATGTGGTCAAGGAGGTGCTGCGCATCGAGCCGGACCGGGCCCAGGCCGACGAGGTCCTGAGGCTGCGGGGGGAGCTGGAGGCGCTGCGGCGGCAGAAGGGCGCCCGCGAGGCAGAGGCGCTCCTCCTGCAGCAGCGCGTGGCCGCCCTGGCCGAGGAGAAGCAGCGGGCGCGGGAGATGGTCACGGAGAAGGAGGTGGTCAAGGTGCACAATGACCCCCAGCTGGAGGCCGAGTTCCGGCAGCTGCAGGAGGACCAGCGGCGGGAGCAGGGGCTCCgggagaagcaggaggaggagctgggcttCCTGCAGGACAAGCTCAAAAGGCTGGAGAAGGAGCGGGCCATGGCCGAGGGCAAGATCACTGTCAAGGAGGTGCTCAAGGTGGAGAAGGACGCAGCGGCCGAGCGGGAGGTGGGCGCCCTCCAGCGCCGGTACGAGGATGAGGCCGCCAGGGCCCGCGCCAGCCAGAGGGAGAAGACAGAGTTGCTCCGGAAGATctgggccctggaggaggagaacgCCAAGGTGGTTGTGCAGGAGAAGGTGCGCGAGATTGTCCGGCCTGACCCCAAGGCTGAAAGCGAGGTGGCCAACCTCCGCCTGGAGCTGGTGGAGCAGGAGCGCAAGTACCGGGGCGCCGAGGAGCAGCTCAAGAGCTACCAGAGCGAGCTGGAGGCGCTTCGGAGGCGGGGCCCCCAGGTGGAGGTCAAGGAGGTGACCAAGGAGGTCATCAAGTACACGACGGACCCGGAGACGGAGAAAGAGCTCCATAGGCTCAGGGAGGAGATCGTGGACAAGACCCGCCTCATCGAGAGGTGTGACCTGGAGATCTACCAGCTGAAGCAGGAGATCCAGTCCCTCAAAGAGGCCAAGCCCCAGGTGCAGACCAAGGAGGTGGTCCAGGAGATCTTGCAGTTCCAGGAAGACCCCCAGACCAAAGAGGAAGTGGCGGCCCTGAGGGCCCGGCTGGCCGAGGAACACAAGAAGCAGGTGGACCTGGAGCGGGAGCGGGCGTCCCAGGAGGAGAAGATccgggagaaggaggaggagctggccCGGGGGAAGGAGGTGGTGGTGCAGCAGGAGGTGGTCAGGTACGAGGAGGAGCCGGGCCTCCGGGCCGAGGTGAGCGCCTTCACCGAGAGCATCGACGCGGAGCTGCGGCAGATCGACAGCCTCCGCGGTGAGCTGCGGCGGCTGCAGCGCCGGCGGGCGGAGCTGGAGCGCCAGCTGGGGGAGCTGGAGCGCGAGCGGCAGGCGCGGCACGCGGCCGAGCTGGAGGTGCGGCGCCTCAGGCAGCGGCTGGCGCAGCTGGAGGCGCAGGAGGGCGAGGCCCGCGAGAAGGTGACCCTCACGCAGAAGGTGGTGCTGCAGCAGGACCCCCAGCAGGCCCGGGAGCACGCCCTGCTGGCCCGGCAGCTGGAGGAAGAGCGGCTCCGCCGGCAGGGCCTGGAGCACGAGCTGGAGGCCCTGAAGCAGCAGCTGGAGCGCCTGGAGAAGATGGAGGTCAAGGAGAAGGTGGTCTTCTCGGAGAGCGTCCAGGTGGACAAAGGCGACACCGAGCAGGagatccagaggctcaggggCAGTCTGGAGGCCGAGAGCCGCGGCAAGAGGGAGCTGGATGCCGAGGTGAGCCGGCTGGAGGCCAAGCTGTCGGAGCTGGAGTTCTGCAACTCCAAGTCATCCAAAGAGCTGGACTTCCTGAGGGAGGAGAACCACAAGCTGCAGCTGGAGCGGCAGAGCCTGCAGCTCGAGGCCCGCAGGCTGCAGTCGGAGATCGAGATGGCCGCGGCCGAGGCGCAGGGCCTAAGAAGCCTGCCCGCGACGGCTGGGGCCGACCCCGGGGCGCAGCTCGACTCGCGCCTGCGGTCCCTGGAGCGGGAGCTGGACGACCTCAGGAGGCTCTCCAGGGACAAAGACCAGGAGATCGAGGAGCTGCAGCGGCGCCTGGGCTCCGTGGCCGTCAAGCGGGAGCAGAGGGAGAACCACTTGCGGCGCTCCATCGTGGTCATCGACCCTGACTCGGGCCGCGAGCTGTCCCCCGAGGAGGCCCACCGCGCCGGCCTCATCGACTGGAACATGTTTGTGAAGCTCAGGAGCCAGGAGTGCGACTGGGAGGAGATCTCCGTCAAGGGCCCCGGTGGCGAGTCCTCCGTGATCCACGACAGGAAGTCTGGCAAGAAGTTCTCCATCGAAGAGGCCCTGCAGAGCGGGCGGCTAACCCCCGCACAGTATGACCGCTACGTCAACAAGAGCATGTCCATCCAGGAGCTGGCCGTCCTGGTGTCGGGGCAGAAGTAG